cttgaatttttataacataataaaaattatatgaagaTAATTGATTGTGTGGAATATTTGCTGCACATTCATCATTAAGAATATTCGTGTCCAAATATTCTAATTTCTTGTTggtaaatataaaaggaGAGTTGTCTAATATTAATTCTTTGGGTATatctataatatattgaataagtggaatattattatgtccaataaattttttatatatgttaaaattattatcataaattTGTTTCTGGTGTAAGGTAAATATGTTTCCATTTTCATGTGTACaacattttaaataatgacATACAGAATTTTCTCTTTCAACATTTGTAGAAGAATTAATTATAGAAGatgtataattttctttattacatacgtaattattattattatcatttttattaattaatatatttggtaattctttattaatacatatttttgaaGATAATTTGGTCGTTTGATTATCTACCATCGAATTTAAGCGGAATAAGGATAAATTATGTGGTTGCGATAAATTCTTAGATGTGTTTTGTACGTTCAAATATTTATTGACCGTCAAAAggttgttattattattattattattattattatgatcatcactcttgttattattatgatcatCAAATTTGTCGTCTATCCTTTTGGATGGCAGAAAAAAAGACATATTGTTGAACAACCAATTTCTTATATcaaaatgatttatatcatagttatatttttccatattaagaattctttctttttcattataaaaatataatatattataattttcatcCTCTGTGCTGCATGTatgttttaaataatttcttaaatataaatatatatatatatctaatatatgaacattatatgtattcacttcatctatattattatattctataaaggataaaataattttttctttttttttatctttatttagAAAAACAGCAATTTCTTGTAATATGCTACaaatttcatatattttctctccttcaaataaacaaaaaatatctGTCTTCTCATCATTGCatgttattttttccatacaccttttttcatttgttaATATGATAAGTTCAAAAAAGCGGCTTCCACAATATAGTctttcataaatattacatgCATCAACAATGGTATTCTTTTCTATAGAACTCTTCTTAGTGCACCCGTTATATGTCCCATACAAGTACATAttcttttcttcattaCAATCACATTTTTCTGTTATTTCAGATATGTAATTACAAAAAGGTATGATGTTTTCATTAACATTACAATTATTTGTGTATTTATCCAtgttaaaataaaatctattacatttttatgGTTATATTGAATGGGTGagtgtatttttttttttttgtacaaCCATATATTTgcaataaataaataaataaataaataaatataaatatatatatatatatatatatgtgtgtgtCCCTTTTTcaatatgtatattttatttttaatatctaaatttttatccatttatatatggaaatatattatcatatatatgcttaattattttttattttttattttttattgttttctttaaaaagaaaatattacaaataaatgaattcttttttaattattaatgaaaggatataaataaatatatataaatgtaaatataaatataaatataaatataaatataaatataaatatatatatatatatatatatatatatatatatacaaccACGTGTGcatgtttatatatacattttttattcatatcttaattaaattattacaaaaatatatacacataaataaatatatacaNNNNNNNNNNNNNNNNNNNNNNNNNNNNNNNNNNNNNNNNNNNNNNNNNNNNNNNNNNNNNNNNNNNNNNNNNNNNNNNNNNNNNNNNNNNNNNNNNNNNtataaattttttttatttttttttttttttttatttttttaattttttttttttttttttttttttttttttgttacaTTTAAGCAAAATTGAGACTTGTCATTTTACATCATTAaggatataaatatttgatGAATTTGTTGTAACGTTTTggttatttatattatctgtaatatgaacattttgtataatattatcaatatttgTAACATTTTCATCGTATGTTCCATTTATATTGTATGTTCCATTTATATTGTATGtttcatttatattgtatGTTTCATTTTCATCGTATTTTCCATTTTCATCGTATTTTCCATTTTCATCGTATTTTCCGTTTTTATCATATGTTATGTCCacattattttcattcTCTTCATTTTTCACATGATTGTCATTAACGTTTAAAGATTGATCATCATCGCTGATTTCATGATATACATTAATGGTTTCATTGtttgtaataattatatctGGTAATATTAAGAAGTCCTCAATTTCTTTATCGTAACTACAATATGTATCATCATgtttatgatatatatcaataaattttttatttaagGGGAACGTTTTATTCGATGCTATTTTTTTACCATCCATATcttctaatatatattttgtattatcatcatttataatcatattatcttcattatcACACTGATCATTATTCATACTtctaatattttctttacctatagaattataatttgataaattatctataattaaaaaatttggtaatgaataaatattgttatcattttcttcatgCAACagtaatttttttccttttgtATCATCATGGAAAAATAATTTCCAAGCCTTttcaaatattataaaaaaagagtCTTTATCTACATCCTTTctataattaattaatatattcttattatacATACTAGTACTCCATTTTTTACAACAATTTTTCTGTTTTATTCTATTCATAATGTTTTCATCAGACATGTCTTCATCAACATCAATAGTTACCTCTCTTTTTTTGCCAAGCGCTGTCatgtatattttgtttaaatattccatgtctccaaaaaaaaaaaaaaaattaaaccctaacaaatataaatatgtaaatatatatatatatatatataaatatatatgtatgtattatatatatatttcttttatatatacctaTGGTCTGcttatatttatagaaaCTTCAAACCCATTCAATTTTCATATGAAAAGAAATTCCTTAAAATTTCAAGTTataagtaaaaaaaaaaaaaaaaaaaattttaatacacatatatatatatatatatatataaatatttatatgtatatatttacatacattttaattatatagGGGAGGGGGGAGAAATTAATTATNNNNNNNNNNNNNNNNNNNNNNNNNNNNNNNNNNNNNNNNNNNNNNNNNNNNNNNNNNNNNNNNNNNNNNNNNNNNNNNNNNNNNNNNNNNNNNNNNNNNaataaaaaaaaaaaaaaaaaaaaaaaaaaacacacataacaatatatatatatatttattaatttacaaatgactaatatatatttatatacaacATTCATTGGATATATAAAACTATATATTCCTtgtaaatttatatatatatatataaatatatgcaAGCTATTATCcacatatatgtatatatatatatatatagagagagagaataaatatataataattatccATACAGATATacacatacatataaagtttccttctttttttttttttttttgtttactgaagaatttatttataataaaatcttaaatcataaatattaaaaataaataattatatatatatatgtatatatatatatatatagagagagagaataaatatataataattatccATACAGATATacacatacatataaagtttccttctttttttttttttttttgtttactgaagaatttatttataataaaatcttaaatcataaatattaaaaataaataattatatatatatatatatatatatatatatatatatatatatttatttatttatttatttataattttttccaGTGTTATAAACACATTGATTAAAAAGATAGCATAAATcacatgtatatatatttttatctaatatacttatttttttttgtcttacaaataattaaaataatatatacaacaccatactatatatacatgtaaAGATGGAAAAGCATGTGAATGtctatttatttttatatttaataatattcttaGAAGCTTATTTTTGTATGTCTTTGTTTAGTACAAATATTTTCCCAAGGGAATgtaaaagaataaaaataaaaataaataatatataaatatata
The genomic region above belongs to Plasmodium reichenowi strain SY57 chromosome 13, whole genome shotgun sequence and contains:
- a CDS encoding hypothetical protein (conserved Plasmodium protein, unknown function), whose translation is MDKYTNNCNVNENIIPFCNYISEITEKCDCNEEKNMYLYGTYNGCTKKSSIEKNTIVDACNIYERLYCGSRFFELIILTNEKRCMEKITCNDEKTDIFCLFEGEKIYEICSILQEIAVFLNKDKKKEKIILSFIEYNNIDEVNTYNVHILDIYIYLYLRNYLKHTCSTEDENYNILYFYNEKERILNMEKYNYDINHFDIRNWLFNNMSFFLPSKRIDDKFDDHNNNKSDDHNNNNNNNNNNLLTVNKYLNVQNTSKNLSQPHNLSLFRLNSMVDNQTTKLSSKICINKELPNILINKNDNNNNYVCNKENYTSSIINSSTNVERENSVCHYLKCCTHENGNIFTLHQKQIYDNNFNIYKKFIGHNNIPLIQYIIDIPKELILDNSPFIFTNKKLEYLDTNILNDECAANIPHNQLSSYNFYYVIKIQDEKKEKLITDKVIQNIDNNLTYIHKLLKQNYNHNIISIVTQNFHVTYVFTVLKFNLQKKKKKL
- a CDS encoding hypothetical protein (conserved Plasmodium protein, unknown function) gives rise to the protein MEYLNKIYMTALGKKREVTIDVDEDMSDENIMNRIKQKNCCKKWSTSMYNKNILINYRKDVDKDSFFIIFEKAWKLFFHDDTKGKKLLLHEENDNNIYSLPNFLIIDNLSNYNSIGKENIRSMNNDQCDNEDNMIINDDNTKYILEDMDGKKIASNKTFPLNKKFIDIYHKHDDTYCSYDKEIEDFLILPDIIITNNETINVYHEISDDDQSLNVNDNHVKNEENENNVDITYDKNGKYDENGKYDENGKYDENETYNINETYNINGTYNINGTYDENVTNIDNIIQNVHITDNINNQNVTTNSSNIYILNDVK
- a CDS encoding hypothetical protein (conserved Plasmodium protein, unknown function~part of same gene as PRSY57_1321900B~gap found within coding sequence) — encoded protein: MEKHVNVYLFLYLIIFLEAYFCMSLFSTNIFPREYTKVVEKHLREDYG